One Paraburkholderia aromaticivorans genomic region harbors:
- the mltB gene encoding lytic murein transglycosylase B: MFMATSPASAQSAGKKAPVLLAQSQPQPAVPQGQTFEEEIIPQRYANNADVNAFINDMVARYDFDESTLHSLFASVSYSATAVKLVTPSPSPSVKNWRVYQSRFLDQIRINAGVRFWRTNQATLQRAYEEFGVPPEVIVGIIGVETIYGRFMGNFRVLDALTTLSFDYPNTANRADRQATFRKNLEDYLVWTRDSQIDPSTVLGSYTGAIGIPQFLPSSIVQYAVSYDGNKRIDLRTSQADAIGSVANYLRQNGWESGRPVVWKIGSDAGSLGVAQAAADGQPEPHWPLDQLLRAGLLLNEPGVDIASEAGTPVTVVDLPSPGRGTEFMLGLKNFYVLTRYNRSFFYALAVYQLGQRVKAQMEAGDATNAVNNAAPPAAASQ, encoded by the coding sequence TGTTCATGGCAACCAGTCCGGCGAGCGCGCAAAGCGCTGGCAAGAAAGCGCCGGTGCTGCTCGCGCAAAGCCAGCCGCAACCCGCGGTGCCGCAAGGGCAAACGTTTGAAGAAGAGATCATCCCGCAGCGCTACGCGAACAATGCCGATGTCAACGCGTTCATCAACGACATGGTCGCGCGCTACGACTTCGACGAATCCACGCTGCACTCGCTCTTTGCCAGCGTGAGTTATTCGGCCACCGCGGTCAAGCTCGTGACGCCGTCGCCTTCGCCGTCGGTCAAGAACTGGCGCGTGTATCAGTCGCGCTTCCTCGACCAGATCCGTATCAATGCCGGCGTGCGCTTCTGGCGCACGAACCAGGCCACGCTGCAACGCGCCTATGAAGAGTTCGGCGTGCCGCCGGAAGTGATCGTCGGCATCATCGGCGTCGAGACGATCTATGGGCGCTTCATGGGCAACTTCCGCGTGCTCGATGCGCTGACCACGCTCAGCTTCGACTATCCGAACACCGCCAATCGCGCGGATCGCCAGGCGACCTTCCGCAAGAATCTCGAAGACTACCTGGTCTGGACGCGCGACTCGCAGATCGATCCGTCCACGGTGCTCGGCTCCTACACCGGCGCGATCGGTATTCCGCAGTTCCTGCCGAGCAGCATCGTGCAATACGCGGTGAGCTACGACGGGAATAAGCGTATCGACCTGCGCACGAGCCAGGCGGATGCAATCGGCAGCGTCGCGAATTATCTGCGTCAGAACGGTTGGGAAAGCGGCCGGCCGGTGGTGTGGAAGATCGGCTCGGACGCCGGCAGCCTGGGCGTCGCGCAAGCAGCCGCCGACGGCCAGCCGGAGCCGCACTGGCCGCTCGATCAATTGCTGCGCGCCGGGTTGCTGCTGAACGAACCGGGTGTGGATATCGCGTCGGAAGCCGGCACGCCGGTGACGGTGGTGGACCTGCCCTCGCCGGGACGTGGCACAGAGTTCATGCTGGGCTTGAAGAATTTCTACGTGCTGACGCGTTATAACCGGAGCTTCTTTTACGCGCTTGCGGTGTATCAGTTGGGTCAGCGAGTCAAGGCGCAGATGGAAGCCGGCGACGCGACGAACGCCGTCAACAACGCGGCGCCGCCGGCTGCAGCTTCGCAATAA
- the cysM gene encoding cysteine synthase CysM yields MAYKTIEDTIGNTPLVQLVRLPDDEIRSRNNVILAKLEGNNPAGSVKDRPALSMIKKGEARGRIKPGDTLIESTSGNTGIALAMAAAVRGYKMVLIMPEDLSVERRQSMAAYGAQIVLTPVTGGMEYARDLAEQMQREGKGIILDQFANPDNPAAHVEGTGPEIWRDTEGRITHFVSSMGTTGTIMGVSTYLKEQNQAIEIIGAQPEEGSRIPGIRKWPEAYLPKIFDRSRVDRVENVSQAAAEAMARRMASVEGIFAGISSGGACEVALRIARQVENATIVFIVCDRGDRYLSTGVFPA; encoded by the coding sequence ATGGCTTACAAAACGATTGAAGACACGATCGGCAATACGCCGCTCGTACAACTCGTCCGGCTTCCCGACGACGAGATCCGCAGCCGCAATAACGTGATCCTTGCAAAGCTCGAGGGCAACAACCCGGCGGGCTCGGTGAAGGATCGCCCGGCGTTGTCGATGATCAAGAAAGGGGAAGCGCGCGGACGCATCAAGCCGGGCGACACGCTGATCGAATCGACCAGCGGCAACACGGGCATTGCGCTCGCCATGGCGGCCGCGGTCCGTGGCTACAAGATGGTGTTGATCATGCCGGAAGATCTGTCGGTGGAGCGACGTCAGAGCATGGCCGCGTATGGCGCGCAGATCGTGCTCACGCCGGTCACGGGCGGCATGGAGTACGCACGCGATCTGGCCGAGCAGATGCAGCGCGAAGGCAAGGGCATCATCCTCGATCAGTTCGCCAATCCGGATAATCCGGCCGCGCACGTCGAAGGCACGGGCCCGGAAATTTGGCGCGACACGGAAGGGCGCATCACCCACTTCGTGTCGTCGATGGGCACGACCGGCACGATCATGGGCGTGTCCACCTATCTGAAAGAGCAGAATCAGGCCATCGAGATCATCGGTGCGCAACCCGAAGAGGGGTCGCGTATCCCGGGCATTCGCAAATGGCCGGAAGCCTATCTGCCGAAGATTTTCGATCGCAGCCGCGTGGACCGCGTCGAGAACGTGAGCCAGGCCGCTGCTGAAGCGATGGCGCGCCGCATGGCGTCGGTGGAAGGGATTTTTGCCGGCATCTCGTCGGGCGGCGCGTGCGAAGTGGCGCTGCGCATCGCACGGCAAGTTGAGAATGCGACGATCGTGTTCATCGTCTGCGATCGCGGTGACCGCTATCTGTCGACGGGTGTGTTTCCCGCGTAA
- a CDS encoding ComEA family DNA-binding protein: protein MFRKILVTAAMLAAFGHAYAAVDVNSASEDALRGIKGIGPAKAKAILDERAAHGPFKDPADLGKRVKGMGGHTVERLQAEGLAVGPAGAAANPQAAASAQTKGAAVPAATSKNGATVAVKK from the coding sequence ATGTTTCGAAAAATTCTGGTTACCGCGGCCATGCTGGCCGCATTCGGTCACGCTTATGCGGCGGTCGACGTCAATTCGGCCAGTGAGGATGCGCTGCGTGGCATCAAGGGCATCGGTCCTGCCAAGGCGAAAGCCATTCTCGACGAGCGTGCAGCGCATGGTCCGTTCAAGGACCCGGCCGACCTCGGCAAGCGCGTCAAAGGCATGGGCGGGCATACCGTCGAGCGCCTGCAGGCGGAGGGTCTCGCTGTCGGTCCGGCTGGCGCGGCTGCTAACCCGCAGGCTGCGGCGTCTGCACAGACCAAAGGCGCGGCCGTTCCGGCCGCCACGTCAAAGAACGGCGCCACGGTGGCAGTGAAGAAATAG
- the rfaD gene encoding ADP-glyceromanno-heptose 6-epimerase — protein sequence MTLIVTGAAGFIGSNLVKALNERGEQRIIAVDNLTRADKFKNLVDCEIDDYLDKTEFVERFKRGDFGKVRAIFHEGACSDTMETDGRYMMDNNFRYSRDVLDVCLEQNIQFLYASSAATYGGSSRFVEEREVEQPLNVYGYSKFLFDQVIRRVLPTSKSQIAGFRYFNVYGPRETHKARMASVAFHNFNQFRAEGKVKLFGEYNGYAAGEQTRDFVSVEDVVKVNLFFFDNPDKSGIFNLGSGRAQPFNDIASTVVNTLRSLNNEPALSLADQVQRGLIEYIPFPDALRGKYQCFTQADQSKLRAAGYDAPFLSVQEGVDRYVRWLFGQV from the coding sequence ATGACCCTCATCGTCACCGGCGCGGCCGGTTTTATCGGCAGCAATCTCGTGAAGGCGCTCAACGAGCGCGGTGAACAACGCATCATCGCCGTGGACAACCTCACGCGCGCGGACAAGTTCAAAAACCTCGTCGACTGCGAGATCGACGACTACCTCGACAAGACCGAGTTCGTCGAACGCTTCAAGCGTGGCGACTTCGGCAAAGTGCGCGCGATTTTCCACGAAGGCGCCTGTTCGGACACGATGGAAACCGACGGCCGCTACATGATGGACAACAACTTCCGCTACAGCCGCGACGTGCTCGATGTTTGCCTCGAGCAGAACATCCAGTTCCTGTATGCGTCGTCGGCGGCAACGTACGGTGGGTCGAGTCGCTTCGTCGAAGAGCGCGAAGTCGAGCAGCCGCTGAACGTGTACGGCTACTCGAAGTTCCTGTTCGATCAGGTGATCCGCCGCGTGCTGCCCACCTCGAAGAGCCAGATTGCCGGCTTCCGTTATTTCAACGTCTACGGGCCGCGCGAAACGCATAAGGCGCGCATGGCGTCGGTGGCGTTTCACAACTTCAACCAGTTCCGCGCCGAGGGCAAGGTCAAGCTGTTCGGCGAATACAACGGCTACGCCGCGGGCGAGCAGACGCGCGATTTCGTCTCCGTCGAAGACGTGGTGAAGGTCAACCTGTTCTTCTTCGACAATCCGGACAAGTCGGGCATCTTCAATCTGGGCAGCGGCCGCGCGCAACCGTTCAACGACATCGCCAGCACGGTGGTCAACACGCTGCGCTCGCTGAACAACGAGCCGGCACTATCGCTCGCGGATCAGGTGCAGCGCGGGTTGATCGAATACATTCCATTCCCCGATGCGTTGCGCGGCAAGTATCAATGCTTCACGCAGGCGGATCAGTCGAAGCTGCGCGCGGCCGGCTACGACGCGCCGTTTCTGAGCGTGCAGGAAGGTGTCGACCGTTACGTGCGTTGGCTATTCGGCCAGGTGTAA
- the rfaE1 gene encoding D-glycero-beta-D-manno-heptose-7-phosphate kinase, translating to MPNPLNFRPMPETVPGAPPSTPAPQLTVVPREQLGAARVLVVGDVMLDRYWFGDVNRISPEAPVPVVHVQRQEDRLGGAANVARNAVALGAQAGLLCVVGHDEPGERIVQLLAESGVKPHLERDPALLTTIKLRVLSRQQQLLRVDFENSPAHEVLLASLARFDELLPLHDVILMSDYAKGGLTHVTQMISKANAAGKPVLVDPKGDDWERYRGATLITPNRAELREVVGQWKSEEDLIARVTKLRTDLQFKALLLTRSEEGMTLFTDGGILHASAVAREVYDVSGAGDTVIATLAAMLGAGLTLVEAVGLANRAAGIVVGKLGTATVDYDELFH from the coding sequence ATGCCCAACCCTCTGAACTTCCGGCCAATGCCTGAGACCGTGCCCGGCGCCCCGCCGTCCACGCCCGCGCCGCAACTCACGGTAGTGCCGCGCGAACAGCTCGGCGCAGCGCGCGTGCTGGTGGTGGGCGACGTCATGCTCGATCGCTACTGGTTCGGCGACGTGAACCGCATCTCGCCGGAAGCGCCGGTGCCGGTCGTGCACGTGCAGCGTCAGGAAGACCGCCTCGGCGGCGCGGCAAACGTCGCGCGCAACGCGGTCGCGCTCGGCGCGCAGGCCGGCTTGTTGTGCGTGGTCGGCCATGACGAACCCGGCGAGCGCATCGTGCAACTGCTGGCCGAAAGCGGTGTGAAGCCGCATCTCGAACGCGATCCGGCGCTCCTCACCACGATCAAGCTGCGCGTGCTGTCGCGCCAGCAACAGTTGCTGCGCGTCGACTTCGAGAACTCGCCGGCGCACGAAGTGCTGCTCGCGAGTCTCGCCCGATTCGACGAACTGCTGCCTTTGCACGACGTGATTCTGATGTCCGACTACGCGAAGGGCGGCCTGACCCACGTCACGCAGATGATCTCGAAGGCGAATGCGGCGGGCAAGCCGGTGCTGGTCGATCCGAAGGGCGACGACTGGGAACGCTATCGCGGCGCCACGCTGATCACGCCGAACCGCGCCGAATTGCGGGAGGTGGTCGGCCAGTGGAAATCGGAAGAAGATCTGATCGCGCGCGTGACGAAACTGCGCACCGATCTGCAGTTCAAGGCGCTGCTGCTGACGCGCTCGGAAGAGGGCATGACGCTCTTCACGGACGGCGGCATCCTGCACGCGTCGGCGGTTGCGCGCGAAGTGTATGATGTTTCGGGCGCGGGCGACACCGTGATCGCCACGCTCGCCGCCATGCTCGGCGCGGGTCTCACGCTGGTCGAGGCGGTCGGGCTCGCGAATCGCGCGGCTGGCATCGTGGTTGGCAAACTCGGCACTGCCACCGTCGACTACGACGAACTTTTTCATTGA
- a CDS encoding UDP-glucose dehydrogenase family protein, producing MKITIIGTGYVGLVTGACLAEIGHDVFCLDVDPRKIEILNNGGVPIHEPGLQEMIARTRAARRITFSTDVEASVAHGDVQFIAVGTPPDEDGSADLQYVLEAARNIGRTMNGFKVIVDKSTVPVGTAQRVRAVVEEELAKRGLAGSAQHRFSVVSNPEFLKEGAAVDDFMRPDRIVIGIDEDEPGVRARELMKRLYAPFNRNHERTLYMDVRSAEFTKYAANAMLATRISFMNEMSNLADRVGADIEAVRRGIGSDPRIGYHFLYAGCGYGGSCFPKDVQALIRTASESGHNLRILEAVEEVNHKQKDVLVHKITDTLGDDLSGRTFAVWGLAFKPNTDDMREAPSRRLIAELLARGAQVRAYDPVAVTEARRVFAIDLHDAPEQFARLSFMTTQDETLTGADALVIVTEWKEFKSPDFVHLKSVLKSPLIFDGRNLYEPDAMTELGIDYHSIGRPYAQPSELPANA from the coding sequence ATGAAAATCACCATTATCGGCACGGGCTATGTGGGTCTTGTCACTGGCGCGTGTCTCGCCGAGATCGGTCACGACGTTTTCTGTCTCGACGTCGATCCGCGCAAGATCGAAATCCTCAACAACGGCGGCGTGCCTATTCACGAGCCCGGTTTGCAGGAGATGATCGCCCGCACGCGCGCGGCGCGCCGCATCACGTTTTCCACGGATGTTGAAGCCAGCGTCGCGCACGGCGACGTGCAGTTCATCGCCGTCGGCACCCCGCCGGACGAAGACGGCTCGGCCGATCTGCAATACGTGCTCGAAGCGGCCCGCAACATTGGCCGCACGATGAACGGCTTCAAGGTGATCGTCGACAAGTCGACGGTGCCGGTCGGCACCGCGCAGCGCGTGCGCGCGGTGGTCGAGGAAGAACTGGCCAAACGCGGGCTCGCCGGCAGCGCGCAGCATCGCTTCTCGGTGGTGTCCAACCCCGAGTTCCTGAAGGAAGGCGCGGCGGTCGACGACTTCATGCGCCCCGACCGCATCGTGATCGGCATCGACGAAGACGAACCCGGCGTGCGCGCGCGCGAATTGATGAAGCGTCTATACGCACCGTTCAACCGCAATCACGAACGCACGCTGTACATGGACGTGCGCTCGGCCGAGTTCACGAAATACGCCGCCAATGCCATGCTCGCCACGCGCATCTCGTTCATGAACGAGATGTCGAATCTGGCGGACCGCGTCGGCGCGGATATCGAAGCGGTGCGTCGCGGCATTGGCTCGGATCCGCGGATCGGGTATCACTTCCTGTACGCCGGCTGTGGCTACGGCGGCTCGTGCTTTCCGAAGGACGTGCAGGCGCTGATCCGCACGGCCAGCGAAAGCGGCCACAATCTGCGCATCCTCGAAGCGGTCGAGGAAGTGAACCACAAGCAGAAAGACGTGCTGGTGCACAAGATCACGGACACGCTCGGCGACGATCTGAGCGGCCGCACGTTCGCCGTGTGGGGTCTCGCGTTCAAGCCGAATACCGATGATATGCGCGAGGCGCCGAGCCGTCGCCTGATCGCGGAACTGCTGGCGCGCGGCGCTCAGGTGCGCGCTTACGACCCGGTCGCTGTGACCGAAGCGCGCCGCGTGTTCGCCATCGACCTGCATGACGCACCGGAGCAGTTCGCGCGTCTGAGCTTCATGACCACGCAAGACGAAACGCTCACCGGCGCCGACGCCCTCGTGATCGTGACCGAATGGAAAGAATTCAAGAGCCCGGATTTCGTTCATCTGAAATCAGTGCTGAAGTCGCCGCTGATTTTCGACGGCCGCAACCTGTATGAACCGGACGCGATGACCGAGCTCGGCATCGACTACCACTCGATTGGACGCCCTTATGCCCAACCCTCTGAACTTCCGGCCAATGCCTGA
- the lapB gene encoding lipopolysaccharide assembly protein LapB, which yields MDLDFWWLLVIPVAFAFGWMAARYDLKTLLSESANLPRSYFRGLNFLLNEQPDQAIDAFIEVVKLDPETVELHFALGNLFRRRGETDRAIRVHQNLLSRADLPVSERDHALYELGQDFLKAGLLDRAEETFRSLETGDYALGAQRALLTIYEIEKDWVKSIDTARHLETMGAESLDKEIAQFHCELAQEALQQKKPDEARRQLGFALKANPTNVRATILFGDVDAAGGAPEAAIAQWRRVEEQNPAYLPLVAEKLMKAYEALGRPQDGADLLTTWVDRYPTNDLLDVAYQHVASLRGPDAAHALARSQMQKSPNLAGMTRLLEAQEAVAEEPRRSELELMRTLIRQRTKNLPRYTCQNCGFRARLFYWQCPGCSGWETYAPRRVEPITASN from the coding sequence ATGGATCTAGACTTCTGGTGGCTGCTCGTCATACCCGTCGCGTTCGCGTTCGGCTGGATGGCCGCGCGCTACGACCTCAAGACGCTGCTGTCCGAAAGCGCCAATCTGCCGCGCTCGTATTTCCGCGGCCTGAACTTCCTGCTCAACGAGCAGCCGGACCAGGCGATCGACGCGTTCATCGAAGTGGTCAAGCTCGATCCGGAAACGGTCGAGCTGCACTTCGCGCTGGGCAATCTGTTCCGGCGCCGTGGTGAAACGGATCGCGCGATTCGCGTGCATCAGAATCTGTTGAGCCGCGCCGACCTGCCGGTCAGCGAGCGCGATCACGCGCTCTACGAGTTGGGGCAAGACTTCCTGAAAGCGGGTCTGCTCGATCGCGCGGAAGAAACGTTCCGCTCGCTCGAAACCGGCGACTACGCGTTGGGCGCGCAGCGCGCGCTCCTCACCATCTACGAAATCGAGAAAGACTGGGTCAAGTCGATCGACACGGCACGTCATCTGGAAACGATGGGCGCGGAGTCGCTCGACAAGGAAATTGCACAGTTCCACTGCGAACTCGCCCAGGAAGCTTTACAACAGAAGAAGCCGGACGAAGCCCGCCGCCAGCTCGGCTTCGCGCTGAAGGCGAACCCGACCAACGTGCGCGCCACGATCCTGTTCGGCGACGTCGACGCCGCCGGCGGCGCGCCGGAAGCGGCCATCGCCCAATGGCGGCGCGTGGAGGAGCAGAATCCGGCCTATTTGCCGCTGGTCGCGGAAAAGCTGATGAAGGCCTACGAGGCGCTCGGCCGCCCGCAAGACGGCGCCGATCTGCTCACCACGTGGGTGGACCGCTATCCGACCAACGACCTGCTCGATGTTGCCTATCAGCACGTCGCATCGCTGCGCGGACCCGACGCCGCCCATGCACTGGCGCGCTCGCAAATGCAGAAGTCGCCGAATCTGGCGGGTATGACGCGGCTGCTTGAAGCGCAAGAAGCCGTCGCGGAAGAACCGCGGCGCAGCGAACTCGAACTGATGCGCACGCTGATCCGCCAGCGCACCAAAAATCTGCCACGGTATACGTGCCAGAATTGCGGTTTCAGGGCGCGGCTTTTCTATTGGCAATGCCCGGGTTGCAGCGGTTGGGAAACCTATGCGCCGCGTCGCGTCGAGCCGATCACCGCATCGAACTGA
- a CDS encoding LapA family protein → MKFIVWLIRVLVFVLLLVLALANTQPATLNFLAGYAWSAPLILIGLAFFVVGLLAGLVSSMPAMLRLRMENGRLKRELRVARETPVVVEQPPMPPLI, encoded by the coding sequence ATGAAATTTATCGTCTGGTTGATCCGTGTGCTGGTGTTCGTGCTGCTGCTGGTGCTGGCGCTCGCCAATACACAACCTGCTACGCTGAATTTCCTCGCCGGCTACGCATGGTCGGCGCCGTTGATCCTGATCGGCCTCGCGTTCTTCGTGGTGGGGCTGTTGGCCGGGCTGGTGTCATCGATGCCGGCCATGCTGCGCTTGCGCATGGAAAACGGCCGGCTCAAGCGCGAGTTGCGGGTGGCGCGCGAAACCCCGGTCGTGGTCGAACAACCGCCCATGCCGCCGCTGATCTGA
- a CDS encoding integration host factor subunit beta, protein MTKSELVAQLAARFPQLVLKDADFAVKTMLDAMSEALANGHRIEIRGFGSFGLNRRPSRVGRNPKSGEKVLVPEKYVPHFKPGKELRERVDRRAGEPLKAEEPDDDL, encoded by the coding sequence ATGACCAAATCGGAATTGGTCGCCCAGCTGGCTGCGCGATTTCCGCAACTTGTCCTTAAAGATGCGGATTTCGCGGTGAAGACGATGCTTGATGCGATGTCGGAGGCACTTGCCAACGGTCATCGCATCGAAATTCGCGGCTTCGGCAGCTTCGGCCTTAACCGCCGTCCCTCCCGCGTCGGGCGTAATCCGAAGTCGGGCGAGAAGGTGCTGGTACCTGAGAAGTACGTACCGCACTTCAAGCCGGGCAAGGAATTGCGCGAGCGGGTAGATCGTCGCGCGGGTGAGCCGTTGAAGGCCGAAGAGCCGGATGACGACCTGTAA
- the rpsA gene encoding 30S ribosomal protein S1 has product MQILIFMSDLQTSTPNTESFAALFEESLTKQDMRAGEVISAEVVRVDHNFVVVNAGLKSEAYIPLEEFLNDAGEVEVQAGDFVSVAIDALENGYGDTILSRDKAKRLASWLSLEKALDNNELVTGTITGKVKGGMTVMVNGIRAFLPGSLVDTRPVKDTTPYEGKTLEFRVIKLDRKRNNVVLSRRAVIEATQGEERAKLLETLKEGAIVEGVVKNITDYGAFVDLGGIDGLLHITDIAWRRVRHPSEVLSVGQEVTAKILKFDQEKNRVSLGIKQLGDDPWEGISRRYPSGTRLFGKVTNITDYGAFVEVESGIEGLVHVSEMDWTNKNVAPSKVVQLGDEVEVMVLEIDEDRRRISLGMKQCKPNPWDDFSRNFKKGDKLQGAIKSITDFGVFIGLPGGIDGLVHLSDLSWSETGEEAVRKYKKGDEVEAIVLGIDVEKERISLGIKQLEGDPFSNFVAMNDKGSIVDGVVKTVDAKGAVVQLSTEVEGYLRASELSQDRVEDARNVLKDGDKVNAMIINIDRKSRGINLSIKAKDSAEQQEAIRGLASSDSSSAATGTTNLGALLKAKLDGQNQ; this is encoded by the coding sequence ATGCAAATTTTGATTTTTATGTCCGACCTGCAAACCTCTACCCCGAATACCGAATCTTTTGCGGCTCTGTTCGAAGAGTCGCTGACCAAGCAAGACATGCGCGCCGGCGAAGTGATCTCCGCCGAAGTCGTGCGTGTTGACCACAACTTCGTGGTCGTCAACGCTGGTCTCAAGTCCGAAGCCTACATCCCGCTCGAAGAGTTCCTGAACGACGCGGGCGAGGTAGAAGTGCAGGCGGGCGACTTCGTTTCCGTCGCGATCGACGCGCTGGAAAACGGCTATGGCGACACGATCCTGTCGCGCGACAAGGCGAAGCGCCTGGCTTCGTGGCTGTCGCTGGAAAAGGCTCTCGACAACAACGAACTCGTGACCGGCACGATCACGGGCAAGGTCAAGGGCGGCATGACCGTCATGGTCAACGGCATCCGCGCGTTCCTGCCGGGTTCGCTGGTCGACACGCGTCCGGTCAAGGACACGACCCCGTACGAAGGCAAGACGCTGGAATTCCGCGTCATCAAGCTCGACCGCAAGCGTAACAACGTCGTGCTGTCGCGCCGTGCCGTGATCGAAGCCACGCAAGGCGAAGAGCGCGCAAAGCTGCTCGAAACGCTGAAGGAAGGCGCGATCGTGGAAGGCGTGGTGAAGAACATCACGGATTACGGCGCGTTCGTGGACCTCGGCGGTATCGACGGCCTGCTGCACATCACCGACATCGCATGGCGTCGTGTGCGTCACCCGAGCGAAGTGCTGTCGGTTGGTCAGGAAGTCACCGCGAAGATCCTCAAGTTCGATCAAGAGAAGAACCGCGTTTCGCTGGGCATCAAGCAACTGGGCGACGATCCGTGGGAAGGCATCTCGCGCCGTTACCCGTCGGGCACGCGCCTGTTCGGTAAGGTCACCAACATCACCGACTACGGCGCATTCGTCGAAGTCGAATCGGGCATCGAAGGCCTGGTTCACGTGTCGGAAATGGACTGGACGAACAAGAACGTTGCACCGTCGAAGGTTGTGCAACTGGGTGACGAAGTCGAAGTCATGGTTCTCGAAATCGACGAAGACCGCCGCCGTATCAGCCTTGGCATGAAGCAATGCAAGCCGAACCCGTGGGATGACTTCAGCCGCAACTTCAAGAAGGGCGACAAGCTGCAAGGCGCAATCAAGTCGATCACCGACTTCGGCGTCTTCATCGGTCTGCCGGGCGGCATCGACGGTCTGGTTCACCTGTCGGACCTGTCGTGGAGCGAAACGGGCGAAGAAGCAGTTCGCAAGTACAAGAAGGGCGACGAAGTGGAAGCGATCGTTCTCGGCATCGACGTCGAGAAGGAACGCATTTCGCTGGGTATCAAGCAGCTCGAAGGCGACCCGTTCAGCAACTTCGTTGCCATGAACGACAAGGGTTCGATCGTCGACGGCGTGGTCAAGACGGTGGACGCGAAGGGTGCCGTGGTTCAGCTGTCGACGGAAGTCGAAGGCTACCTGCGCGCTTCGGAACTGTCGCAAGACCGCGTGGAAGATGCTCGCAACGTGCTGAAGGACGGCGACAAGGTCAACGCGATGATCATCAACATCGATCGCAAGTCGCGTGGCATCAACCTGTCGATCAAGGCCAAGGATTCGGCTGAGCAACAGGAAGCGATCCGCGGCCTGGCTTCGTCGGACTCGAGCTCGGCTGCCACCGGCACGACGAACCTCGGCGCGCTGTTGAAGGCCAAGCTCGACGGCCAGAACCAGTAA
- the cmk gene encoding (d)CMP kinase, whose protein sequence is MKPTRPFHQTPVITIDGPSASGKGTVAALVAASLGFHLLDSGALYRLAALASLRYNISGNDAPALARLIDELHITFREGLAQLDGVDVSAEIRAEEVGGRASAIAVHAPVRTALVARQRAFRKEPGLVADGRDMGTVIFQDAVLKVFMTASVEARAARRHKQLIQKGFSANIDDLLRDLRERDERDSQRAAAPLKPAADAKLLDTSALSVDQAVEQVVQWYEALVPHA, encoded by the coding sequence ATGAAACCGACCCGCCCCTTTCACCAGACGCCCGTCATTACGATCGACGGCCCGAGTGCCTCCGGCAAAGGCACCGTGGCCGCGCTGGTGGCCGCGAGCCTCGGCTTCCACTTGTTGGATAGCGGCGCGCTGTACCGTCTCGCCGCGCTTGCGAGCCTGCGCTACAACATTTCGGGCAACGACGCCCCCGCCCTTGCAAGACTGATCGACGAGCTGCACATCACGTTTCGCGAAGGACTGGCGCAGCTCGACGGCGTCGACGTCTCGGCGGAGATTCGCGCCGAGGAAGTCGGCGGCCGCGCCTCGGCGATCGCCGTGCATGCGCCGGTGCGCACCGCACTGGTGGCGCGCCAGCGGGCTTTCCGTAAGGAACCGGGGCTGGTCGCCGACGGCCGCGACATGGGCACGGTGATCTTCCAGGACGCCGTGCTGAAGGTGTTCATGACCGCCAGCGTTGAGGCCCGCGCGGCGCGCCGGCATAAGCAATTGATCCAAAAAGGATTTTCTGCTAATATAGATGACTTGCTCCGGGATTTGCGTGAGCGCGACGAACGTGACAGTCAGCGTGCAGCCGCGCCACTCAAGCCCGCAGCGGATGCAAAGCTGCTTGATACCTCCGCATTGTCGGTCGACCAGGCGGTCGAGCAAGTGGTGCAGTGGTATGAAGCTTTAGTCCCGCATGCCTGA